TATAAAACGGCGACCCAGATGTATCAGAAAGCCATCCAGTTGAGTCCTCAATCGGCTAGTTACCATTATAAATTGGGAGGTACTTACCTGAAACAGCGCAAATTCGAATTGGTTAAGAGCAGTTATCAGAGGGGGCTGGAACTGGATCGTAATAAGTTTAACTATTATATGGCCATGGGCAAAATGTATCGGGAGCAGCAATTCCATCAGCTTGCCCTGGAGGCTTATCAGCGGGCCTTTATTTTACAATCCAGAAATAAAGAGGTTTTGGAAGAGTTGGTTAAGACTTATCAAGATCTGAATCGGATTGATGAGGCCAGGCCTTACCAACAACTCCTGGGACTTCCGGGTCTTGAAAAAATTTCTAGAGCGGTGGAAGGAGGCATTCGCTGCCTGGAAAAAAAGACTTATTCACTGGCTATTCTCAAATTCCAGGAGGCCTTGGAATGGGATAAAAATTATGCCCAGGCTTATTTTTATCTGGGTAAAACCTACGAATTGTCCGGCAATCCAGAATCAGCGTTAAGCGCCTACGTTTCTTCACTCAAAGTTCCCGATACCCTGTCGCCGGAAGCTAAGAGTTATCTGGTCAGTTATGTAGAAACCCATGCCGCTGAGTCTGGAATTTCTGTTCTCATCGATCTTCTAAAAAATGACCCAAATCCAGAAATACAGACTAAAATAACCGAATTGCTTCGGAAAGGAAAGATTCCCGGTTCGGTCGGCAATTAGATTTTTTGTTTCTTCTATTCCTTCTCAAGTTTCCGCCAATCCATGATGAACCAGCTTTTTTCATGGAGCATAGTAGCCAGAGCATCGATTAATGTGGTGGTGATTTCCGAGTCTTCTTCTGTACCGTTTACCACCAACGTTTGTTGGACATCTTCGATTTTGTAAGCGGTTAATCCATCCTGGCTGATCCAGAACACAGGCCACTTTCCCAGAACTTCTAAAAAATCCGCTCTGGTTATATGGGCTGTTTTGGCGGCTTCTTCTAAGGATAAGGTCCCTGCCTGAAATGCTTTAATCACTTCCTTCATATCCATATTACCTGCTCCCGGACGGATCTGGTCCAACTCAAGGAACCTGTTAAGAGGATCACTGAGTCCTACCCCCGGTACTCTTAACGGAACTTATCACTGAGTCCTACCCAAGTACCCTGGTAAAGATGCAAACCGTGTTCCACCAAGGGACTAGGAACGATATTTTACGGAGACAGCCAAACCCTGGGGTGAGAGTTGGCTTGACACCTCTCAAAGAGAGGTGAAGGGTTTCCTTACCCTGAAATCTTTTTCATTTTCAACGGAATCCCTTTCGCTTCATTTTCCGGAATTTCATGGTGTTTACTTAAAGATAGAGGTCAAAGTAAGTCGTTTCACGATGAAAGAACATAATTTCCCGGGATTCCTTTTCTAAAAACTCCTTGAACTATCTCATTTTTGGTTATATAATGCATGTAGCATTTAGCGATTCCTCCGGGGAAATTAAAAAATGGCCGAAGAAAAAATTGTATGTACCAATAAGACTGCCCGGCATGATTATTTCATAACGGATACCTATGAAGCTGGGATTGTCCTCCAGGGGACCGAAGTTAAATCCCTTCGAGAAGGACGAGCTAACTTAAAGGATAGTTATGCCCAGATCAAAGATGGCGAGTTGTTCCTGGTCAACTGTCATATCAGCCCTTATACCCACGGGAACCAATTTAATCACGATCCGACCCGTCCTCGTAAACTGTTGCTCCATAAAAAAGAGATCCGTCGGCTCATTGGTAAAGTGGCCGAAAAAGGTTTTACTCTCATTCCCTTGAAGATCTACTTTAAAAATGGAATCGCTAAAGTAGAGCTGGGCCTGGCTAAAGGTAAAAAAGCCTATGATAAGCGTGAGGATATGAAGGAGCGAGATGCACGACGGGAAGTTGAAAGGGCCCTTAAAAAGAGCCTTCGATAGGTGAGAGGCGAAAGGCAAGAAATAAAGAAGAAGGATTTCTTATTTCTTGCTTCTGGTCATGTTATACACCCGGCTTAAATTAAGCATTGTATTGATTCTTCTGCTTGGATTTGTTCCTTCTTCTTCCCAGGCAAATACACTGGAACTCGTTTTTGAGGATGGGCGATCCCGGAGTACCCTTTATACCTTATCTGAAGGTGGGGTCGAATATATTCCTTTAAACCAGGTAGTTCAGGCCTTTAATTTAAGCAGGAACTGGGATTCCCTCAACGGGATGATTCTTTTGAGTTATCGAGGCAGAACGGCTTCCATCACTCCCGATCAACCCATTGCTATCGTTGAGCGGCGTTCTTATTCCTTTAAAAATTCCCCAAAATATATAGAAGGTATTTTGATGATCCCCCTGGACTATGTCATAAATATTCTTCCCCTTCTGTATGATAAAGAGATGAGTTGGGATTCTTCCCGGCGGGTGCTGAGAATTGGTAGCAGTCGAATCGAAATTGCTTCCATTCAACATGCCGTTTATACTGACTACACGCGGATTGTTATCCAGACCAATAAATCCATTGCCTACAAAGTGGTCGAGAAACTTCCAGCCCTTCTCATCCTCGATCTTCCTGAAGCCAGTTTTATACTTCCCAATAATCCCCTTCAAGTAGGGAGTAACGTGGTAAAAACCGTCAAAGTTATCAACAGTTATGGGACTACTCAGGTTTTGATCAATTTAGGGGAGCAATTTGCCAGCTATAATCACTTTGCCTTGAACGATCCTCCTCGTATTGTGGTGGATGTGTATAGTACGCCGGGAGGAGGGAATATGGCAAGAAAAGAAGAGAAAACGCCTCCGGAAGGTGAATCGCTAAATCCTCTGAATATTCTTCCGAAGGCAAAGACTCCGACCACGGTAAGGGCCGTTATTATAGACCCCGGACATGGTGGAAGAGATAATGGCATTGCTCTAGGTCCCGACCTTTGGGAAAAAGATATTACGCTGACCGTGGCCCAAAAGCTGAGCGAATCCATTCGGCGAAGATTAGGAGTGCGCGTGATTTTAACCCGGAATGCCAACGAGAATCTTTCTCCTGTCGAACGGACGACCTTAGCCAACAGTACCAAAGCAGATTTGTTTATCAGCCTGCATGTGAATAATAGCTTTTCTCCCAATACCCGAGGGTTTGAAGTTTATACCCTGGATGCGCCCGGTATCTCAGATAATACGAACCCGGAGGCCCTTTTGGTTAAGGCCTCAGCCCTGGATCATGCCCAGGAAACCTATTTAGATAAAAGCGAACGTCTGGCAAATTATATTGTCACGGCTTATAATGAAGAAACAAAATCTAAAGATGCCAGAAGTAAAAAAGCCCCTCTTTTGGTTCTAAAAGGAGCCACAATGCCAGCCGTTCAAATTGAAATGGGTTATTTTTCCAATCCTGTAGATAAAGAAAAAATCACCCAGGAAGACTTTCAAAGGCTGATCGTTAAGGTGATTACAGATGGGATTGTAAACTTTAAAAGATATCTGGAGCAAGTCAGTTTGAACTGAGGTTATGTAAATGCGTGAACGGCGTTGGTTTTTACCGATTGTATTGACGACAATTGGGATACTCTCTCTGGGACTTGCCCTTTACTTCCTTTACTTTTCCAGTCACTCTGGTTCTTTGAGCTTAATTGGAAATGAGACGACCCAGGATGCCGGTATCCGGCTGTCAGGTCCTACTAAAAAGATAGCTGTATTTCTTATTGCCGGTGATGGGGGTTCTTTAACAACTTTAGAAAAAGAGATCCCCGGGGATCTGACTCTCATTGAGCAGGTTAAGGCAGCGGTTCAAAACCTTCTCAGCAAACCCCCTGAAGGGTTGATGACTCCTCTTCCAGACGGTACCCGGCTTCAAAGTTTGTTTATAGATTCTTCGGGAAACGCTTATTTAGACTTTAGTCGTGAAATTCAGCAGAGCCACATCGGAGGTTTGACGGCAGAGCTCCTGACGGTGGGAGCCATTGTAAATACCCTTCTGTTTAATTTTAAGGAAATTAAAGGAGTTCAATTATTGGTGGAAGGCTCTGAAATTGAAACTTTGGCCGGTCATATAGACTGTACAAAACCTTTTTCCCAGATGCTTATGCTTGAAAATAAAACCTAAGGAACTATTCAGCAACCCAAAGGCCCTTGAAGAGTAAAAAAGTTTTCTATCCCTTCAGGGTAGGGGCAGGTTTAAAACCTACTCCTACTGGGTAGTGAGATCATGGGGGGCTGGATAGTTACAATTTATTCATCCATGCGAGTTGATGGACGACAACCCAATAAACTAAGGCCTGTTAAGATTACCCGAAATTATATCAAATATGCCGAGGGATCGGTATTGATAGAAGTCGGAGATACCAAAGTTATCTGTACGGCCAGTATTGAAGATAAAGTACCTCCGTTTCTGAAGAATACGGGGGAAGGATGGATTACGGCAGAGTATGCCATGTTACCCAGGTCTTCAGATACACGCATTCCCCGGGATATTACCAAGGGAAAAATAGGTGGGAGAACCCATGAAATTCAGCGTCTTATCGGAAGGTCGTTAAGGGCGGTGGTGGATCTAACAAAATTAGGAGAACGTACTATCTGGCTGGACTGTGATGTAATCCAGGCCGATGGGGGTACCCGGACTGCTTCTATTACAGGTTGTTGCATTGCGTTGTTTGATGCCTTTACCACCCTGCGAAAGGCCGGAAAGTTAGATTCTCTACCTTTACTGGATTTTGTTGCTGCAACCAGTGTGGGTATCGTAAACGGCAAGGTCTTGTTAGATCTAAACTACGCCGAGGACTCGAAAGCTGAAGTGGATATGAACATTGTGATGACAGGAAGCGGAAAGTTTGTGGAAATTCAGGGAACTGCAGAAAAGACTCCTTTCACCCCCGAGCAGATGAACGAGATGATTGCTCTGGGGACTCAAGGGGTGAAGGAGCTGATTCAAATCCAACGAAGCATCATTGGTCAAGGTTTGTTGGGTTCTTCCCTGTAACCGATGAAGGTTACCTGCCGATTTGGTGTCAGAATCCAACAAGAAAATAACCTGGCATGGGATTACCATTTATTCTAAAACGACCTGCACCGGCTCTTCCCCCCATAGGGGGCTCGTTGGACGTGGAACAGAGCTGTGATTTATTCTAAAACGACCAGCGGTTCACCGGAATTCACGGCCATACCTTCGGAGACCTTGATTTCTTTCACAATGCCACGGGTCGAAGCACGAAGTTCATTCTCCATTTTCATGGCTTCCACCACCACCACCCCCTGACCTGCTTCCACCGGGTCCCCGACCTTCACCAGGAGCTTGATAACCTTTCCCGACATGGGGGCAGAAATAATCTGCTGGCCCGGTAAGGTGGAGGCCCTGGAGATTCTGAGTCGTTTACCGGCTTCATCCAAAATCTGAATGGAATACGTTTTTCCTTTCAGGTCCACCAGGTAGCTCCCCTCTGCTTTATAGACAAAGGCCTGGTAAGAACGACCCTGAATAATCAAAGAATAAAGCAGCGGGTCCAGTTGCCGGTAATCTACCACATATTCTTTATCCCCTATCTGAACTGTCCCAGTGGAACCGGCTGAATATTGGGCTTCTTTAATTTCCAGGGTATAAATCCGGTTGTTTACCAGAAGTTCCAGGGTCATCCTCTAAAATCCCCGTCTTAACGCCTGTTGTCGACCTATCCATTTCCAGGGGTTCAAGATATTCCGATCGGTTGAAGGAGTAAGTGGGGAAGAGTCTTTTCGGTTTTTATAGGCCAAAAAAGCAGCTATTAGCGCGACATCCCGAAGTTCATCGGCATCCGTTTCCTCCTGGAGGGGATACCCGGCTGAGCCATCCAGAAATTGAGAGTCGATAAAATGGGTATGAAAATTTCCGGCGATAAAGTGGGGATTCTTCATCACCTTTTTGTGGAAAGGGATCGTAGTTTTAATTCCTAGAACCTTAAATTCATCCAGGGCCCGGGACATTCTTTGAAGGACTTCCTGGCGGTCACGTCCCCAAACGATTAACTTGGCGATCATGGAGTCGTAATATACGGAGATCTCATCTCCCTGGAAGGTTCCACTATCAACCCGGATCCAGGGTCCAAGGGGAGGTTGTAAAACTAGAATTTTACCGGGGGAAGGCATAAAGTGATTTTCCGGGTCTTCAGCGTAAATCCGACACTCCATGGCAGCCCCGTTTAACCGGATTTCCTCCTGGGAGTAGGAGAGTCTTTCCCCGGCGGCTATTCTAAGCTGCTCCTTGACCAGATCGATTCCCGTCACCATTTCGGTTACCGGATGCTCGACCTGCAATCGGGTATTCATCTCCAGGAAATAAAAATTCTTGTTCTTATCTACTAAAAATTCAAGGGTTCCGGCGTTGTAATACCCTGCGGCCAGGGCTGCTTTTACTGCTGTTTTGCCCATCCTTTGACGCAGGTCTGGATCTACAATGACCGAGGGGGATTCTTCGATAAGCTTTTGATGTCGACGCTGGATAGAACATTCCCTTTCTCCCAGATAAACCATTTTCCCGTACTTATCCCCCAGAACCTGAATTTCTATGTGTCGGGGCTCTTCGATATATTTTTCCAGATACACAGAGGGATCCCCAAAGGCAGATCGGGCTTCGGAGCGAGCACTTCTCAGGGCACTCTCCATATCCCGGGAGTTCCGGACAATACGCATACCTTTTCCGCCGCCCCCCGCAGCCGCCTTGATAACAACAGGAAATCCTATCTCTTCGGCCAGGCGCATGGCCATACGGTCGTCTTCAATTACATCTTCTGTCCCCGGAACTACCGGAACCCCCTCCTGAAGAGCTATCTTCCTGGCCGCCGTTTTATTTCCCATCGCCTGGATAGCCTGACTGGATGGACCGATAAAAACCACTCCTTCTTCCTCACATCTTCGAGCAAAGGTTGCGTTCTCGGATAAGAATCCATATCCCGGATGAATTGCTTCGACTTTGGTCGCTCGTGCAATCTCCAGAATTTTTTCTATATTGAGGTAGCTCTGAATCGCCGGAGGCGGACCGACGCAATAGGCTTCGTCGGCATATCGTACGTGAAGGGCCTTACGATCTGCTTCGGAATAAATGGCGACTGTTGTAATCTCCAGATCCCTGCAGGCCCTGATAATCCTCAGAGCAATTTCCCCACGGTTGGCAATAAGAATTTTTTTGAACATGACCGGTAACCCTCTACTTTACAACCAGGATATGATACTTCCTAAGCTTAGACCCATTCCGGGGCAATAGCCTTTAATAACGGTGCAGTTGTCATCAAAGTACTATACGCTTTGGAAAGCTTCAAGTAAATTTTTTCTATAAAGATAATCCAGAAAGTGGGAAAGAGGCCCCCCAGGCCTTGGTAAACTAACACGCCCTTCCTGTCGAGGGATTCAGAATTCAGAATTTTCTTCAAGCTTCCTGGCCGTGTCCTGTTAGACAGGTTGCCCTGCCGGGGCTGACCTTTTCCCTTCAGTCAGGGTTTCCCAGGTCTTATCGGCCTTAACCGTCGTTTTGTGGGTTCCTTCCCATCTAACAAAGTGTTTTCTTCAATGAAGCCTATACGGTTGCTTTTCCACCTCCTTCCCGGTAAGCACCGTATCTTTTTACAGAGCAAATTTTATGCTATATTCCCAAAGGGAGACTTTATTTGTAAAAGGGATCTTTTTTCAATAACTTATAAAAAATTATTTTAGGGAAGCCTTCTTTCTGTCTTGCTAAAGGAGACAATAAAAGAGCTATAGAGACCTACAAGTTATTTTTTATTAAATAATTGTTTGATGTCTCAGTTTCTAAGACATCTT
The genomic region above belongs to Candidatus Limnocylindrales bacterium and contains:
- the smpB gene encoding SsrA-binding protein SmpB; amino-acid sequence: MAEEKIVCTNKTARHDYFITDTYEAGIVLQGTEVKSLREGRANLKDSYAQIKDGELFLVNCHISPYTHGNQFNHDPTRPRKLLLHKKEIRRLIGKVAEKGFTLIPLKIYFKNGIAKVELGLAKGKKAYDKREDMKERDARREVERALKKSLR
- a CDS encoding N-acetylmuramoyl-L-alanine amidase, with the translated sequence MLLVMLYTRLKLSIVLILLLGFVPSSSQANTLELVFEDGRSRSTLYTLSEGGVEYIPLNQVVQAFNLSRNWDSLNGMILLSYRGRTASITPDQPIAIVERRSYSFKNSPKYIEGILMIPLDYVINILPLLYDKEMSWDSSRRVLRIGSSRIEIASIQHAVYTDYTRIVIQTNKSIAYKVVEKLPALLILDLPEASFILPNNPLQVGSNVVKTVKVINSYGTTQVLINLGEQFASYNHFALNDPPRIVVDVYSTPGGGNMARKEEKTPPEGESLNPLNILPKAKTPTTVRAVIIDPGHGGRDNGIALGPDLWEKDITLTVAQKLSESIRRRLGVRVILTRNANENLSPVERTTLANSTKADLFISLHVNNSFSPNTRGFEVYTLDAPGISDNTNPEALLVKASALDHAQETYLDKSERLANYIVTAYNEETKSKDARSKKAPLLVLKGATMPAVQIEMGYFSNPVDKEKITQEDFQRLIVKVITDGIVNFKRYLEQVSLN
- a CDS encoding GerMN domain-containing protein; its protein translation is MRERRWFLPIVLTTIGILSLGLALYFLYFSSHSGSLSLIGNETTQDAGIRLSGPTKKIAVFLIAGDGGSLTTLEKEIPGDLTLIEQVKAAVQNLLSKPPEGLMTPLPDGTRLQSLFIDSSGNAYLDFSREIQQSHIGGLTAELLTVGAIVNTLLFNFKEIKGVQLLVEGSEIETLAGHIDCTKPFSQMLMLENKT
- the rph gene encoding ribonuclease PH, with the translated sequence MRVDGRQPNKLRPVKITRNYIKYAEGSVLIEVGDTKVICTASIEDKVPPFLKNTGEGWITAEYAMLPRSSDTRIPRDITKGKIGGRTHEIQRLIGRSLRAVVDLTKLGERTIWLDCDVIQADGGTRTASITGCCIALFDAFTTLRKAGKLDSLPLLDFVAATSVGIVNGKVLLDLNYAEDSKAEVDMNIVMTGSGKFVEIQGTAEKTPFTPEQMNEMIALGTQGVKELIQIQRSIIGQGLLGSSL
- a CDS encoding biotin/lipoyl-containing protein translates to MTLELLVNNRIYTLEIKEAQYSAGSTGTVQIGDKEYVVDYRQLDPLLYSLIIQGRSYQAFVYKAEGSYLVDLKGKTYSIQILDEAGKRLRISRASTLPGQQIISAPMSGKVIKLLVKVGDPVEAGQGVVVVEAMKMENELRASTRGIVKEIKVSEGMAVNSGEPLVVLE
- the accC gene encoding acetyl-CoA carboxylase biotin carboxylase subunit, producing the protein MFKKILIANRGEIALRIIRACRDLEITTVAIYSEADRKALHVRYADEAYCVGPPPAIQSYLNIEKILEIARATKVEAIHPGYGFLSENATFARRCEEEGVVFIGPSSQAIQAMGNKTAARKIALQEGVPVVPGTEDVIEDDRMAMRLAEEIGFPVVIKAAAGGGGKGMRIVRNSRDMESALRSARSEARSAFGDPSVYLEKYIEEPRHIEIQVLGDKYGKMVYLGERECSIQRRHQKLIEESPSVIVDPDLRQRMGKTAVKAALAAGYYNAGTLEFLVDKNKNFYFLEMNTRLQVEHPVTEMVTGIDLVKEQLRIAAGERLSYSQEEIRLNGAAMECRIYAEDPENHFMPSPGKILVLQPPLGPWIRVDSGTFQGDEISVYYDSMIAKLIVWGRDRQEVLQRMSRALDEFKVLGIKTTIPFHKKVMKNPHFIAGNFHTHFIDSQFLDGSAGYPLQEETDADELRDVALIAAFLAYKNRKDSSPLTPSTDRNILNPWKWIGRQQALRRGF